GTAATTATCACCGATGGCTAAGTAGAAAGTTTCATATACCCCCGCTAAAAACCAGCGGGATAAAAAGGCGCAGTAGATGGGACTTTCTACGACGCCATCAATGTTGGAGGTAAAAATGCAAATATATTTAGATCGAATTATCAGAGCTGCCAAGCTTGATGTTAACTTATATGAAGAAGTTGAGGCTGATAAAGGTTCGATGAGTCAGGCTATGGGAGTTGTTGTGCTCTCCAGTATAGCAGCCGGGATAGGCAGCATAGGATCGATAGGTATAAAAGGAGTCATTATCGGTGCAATCACAGCTCTTATCGCATGGTATGTTTGGGCCTATATTACATATTTTATCGGTACTAAAATCCTTCCTGAACCGCAGACCAAAGCCGATCATGGTGAACTATTGCGAACCATTGGATTTTCCAGTTCTCCGGGATTGCTCAGGATATTGGCTATTATACCCGGAATAGGCGGAATCATTTTTATGATCACTTCAGTTTGGATGTTGGTGGCCATGGTTATTGCTGTTAGGCAAGCTCTGGATTATCGGAGTACATTACGAGCAGTAGGCGTCTGTATGATTGGTTGGGTCATTCAAGCGATCATTCTTACAATTTTGTTTTCGGTTTTGGGAGGCGGTTATTCAAAGCCCGTTTAATTCATTTAAGTGTCCCTCCAACCTATATTTACTTTTTGCATAATCGCAAGACAGATTAATACTCACTTAACACTGGATTCAAGTCAAGAAAAAGAGCCCCTCATGCCCGGCGATAACGATGAAAGAGATAAGAAATGAATAGTGGAATCATTTCAATTTTATCAGTTATGTGTTGCCTTGCTTGCTGATCGTATTGAAGCTTATTTTCTCTTTGGTGATTACAGAGAAAAGCGTTCACCCATCAAAGGTAGGCATCATTTTTTCTTGTTAATACAACTTTGAACCAGGCGCAGTGACTGACTAATCATGTATAGTGAAATAGATAATATTTGATCAAAATATGACAATTCGTGCATTGAATATCGGATACCAAGCGGTATTCCGAGATATTCTTTAAGGAAAAGCCCCATGGCTTATGAACAATTGTCATAAAAGACAAGGTTGTTTTATGACCAATTGTCATATAAAATACGTATATACCGCTTGCCATAAATATGTTCCGAAATATGGAATTGCGGTATAAGTGGTTGTAGAAAAAAACGTTTCGATAACGGAACGTTTTTTTGACAACCACAATAAAAACTTAAGGAATGAAGGATAAATTTCCAATGTCTAATTTCCGCGTTCCGTGAACACGTACATTCTTTTTAGACGGTAAATTATGTTTTATCATCATTGTTGATATTTCATAACGTTTATATAAAATAGTGAATCATCGCAAAAAGTACTTGATTTTAAAATGAATATATTACAGGTAAGGAAAGTAATTCAATAACTGCATATGCCGTTAAGGAATGGAATAGAGATGAGTTTTCAGAGAGGGTAAGGAACGATTATGAACCAGGAAAATGTCGTGATCATGAAAGAGTTAAAAGAGAGATTGCAAAGGAAATTTAGCTTTATCTCAAAGGTAATACTGTTTGGCTCTCAGGCCACAGGAAAAGCAGTTGAATTTTCCGACTACGATATACTTATCATAGTAAATCTTCCTATTTCTTGGCAGCAGCGAAGAAAAATCTTAGATGAAGTTTATGTTTCCGACCTCAAGTATAACATCTTGACAGATGTAAAAATTATTTCCGAACCGGAGTTGAAAAGTTTGAAAGGAAAACA
This genomic window from Thermodesulfobacteriota bacterium contains:
- a CDS encoding nucleotidyltransferase domain-containing protein, encoding MNQENVVIMKELKERLQRKFSFISKVILFGSQATGKAVEFSDYDILIIVNLPISWQQRRKILDEVYVSDLKYNILTDVKIISEPELKSLKGKQPFVQYALQEGVVV